The region CATCTTCGCATCTTATCGGCCTGCCGCCGAAAAACTTGAGGACTTTGCTATACTCCTGCTTTACAAGGAGATACGGTTGCATACCGCTTCGTTCCACTCCCTCGGATGCCGTTTGAACCAAACCGAAGCGGCGTCCTGGGCGGGGGCCTTCCGGGACAAGGGCTACGCGATCGTCGAGTGGGGCGAGCCCGCCGACGTGGTCGTAATCAACACCTGCTCGGTAACGGAGCGAGGAGAGGCGAGCTGCCGCAACGCCATCCGGAAGGCGCTTCGGAGGAGGGCGGACGCCTTCGTGGTCGTGACCGGGTGCTATGCGCAGGTGGGTCTCGAGGCCCTTCGTGCCATTCCCGGCGTGGACCTCATCGTGGGCACGGAGTACAAGGACAAGTTTCCGAGCTTGATCGATGAGCCCCGAAAGCTCCCCGAGCCCGCGGTGCTCCATTCGAATCTCATCGACGATTCGGACTTCGAGGTGCCGGGTACGGGCCACTACGAAACGACCCGCGCCAACCTGAAGGTTCAGGACGGTTGCGACTTCTTCTGCTCGTTCTGCATCATCCCGTTCACGCGGGGACGGGAACGAAGCCGCAAACTTCCCGATCTGCTCCGTGAGGCCCGTGCCCTGACCGTTCGAGGGTTCCGCGAGATCGTCCTCACCGGCGTCAACATCGGTCGCTACGAGCACGAAGGGACGAGTTTCGACGGCATGATCGGATGGCTCGAAGGGATCGATGGATTGGACCGTATCCGGATCACTTCCATCGAACCGACGACGATCGAGACCTCACTCGTCGACCGAATGGCGCTCTCGAGGAAACTATGCCGATATCTTCACGTCCCCGTCCAGAGCGGAGACGAGACCGTGCTGCGAGCGATGAACCGCCGATACACGCCCGAGAGCTATCGTCGATTTCTGGAAGAGGTCGTCGACAAGGTGCCGGAAGTGGGTCTTGGCACCGACGTGATCGTCGGGTTTCCTGGGGAGACCGACGCCTCGTTCGACAAGACCTATCGTTTCCTCGAGAGTCTCCCATTCGCCTATCTGCACGTCTTCAGCTACTCGAAGCGCTACGGAACGCGAGCGACGCGGCTCGAGGGGCACGTCGGGCCCGACGCGATCAAGCACCGAAGCCAGGCCCTGCGGGCTCTTTCGGACGATAAGCGGCGCGCGTTCGGGACTCGATACGTCGGTCGGGAGGTCGAGGTGTTGTTCGAGCAAAAGGACGAGAACGGCCTGTGGGTCGGGCTCACCGACAACTACCTCCGGGTCGGCGTCGTTTCCGACGAACCTCTAAAGAACGAGCTCCGGCGGGTGGTCGTGAGATCGGCGTCGAACGATCTCGCTCTGGGATCGATCACCGCGGGGCAAAGAGTCTTTCGGTGACTGACTCGGGCTCGGGAAAGGGCTGCGCGCTCGCGTAGTCGACCGCCTCGTCGACGATGCGCGCACATTCCTCGTCGACCGCTCGAAGTTCCTCGTGGGAGACGCCGCCCCTGCCGGTCAAATAATCGACGTACAGTTTAACCGGGTCGCGCTGCTCCCAATAGCGAAACATTTCTTCGGGAACATAGGAGGCGTCGTCGTGCTCCCCGTG is a window of Vicinamibacteria bacterium DNA encoding:
- the mtaB gene encoding tRNA (N(6)-L-threonylcarbamoyladenosine(37)-C(2))-methylthiotransferase MtaB, which codes for MHTASFHSLGCRLNQTEAASWAGAFRDKGYAIVEWGEPADVVVINTCSVTERGEASCRNAIRKALRRRADAFVVVTGCYAQVGLEALRAIPGVDLIVGTEYKDKFPSLIDEPRKLPEPAVLHSNLIDDSDFEVPGTGHYETTRANLKVQDGCDFFCSFCIIPFTRGRERSRKLPDLLREARALTVRGFREIVLTGVNIGRYEHEGTSFDGMIGWLEGIDGLDRIRITSIEPTTIETSLVDRMALSRKLCRYLHVPVQSGDETVLRAMNRRYTPESYRRFLEEVVDKVPEVGLGTDVIVGFPGETDASFDKTYRFLESLPFAYLHVFSYSKRYGTRATRLEGHVGPDAIKHRSQALRALSDDKRRAFGTRYVGREVEVLFEQKDENGLWVGLTDNYLRVGVVSDEPLKNELRRVVVRSASNDLALGSITAGQRVFR